In the genome of Melitaea cinxia chromosome 4, ilMelCinx1.1, whole genome shotgun sequence, the window AAATTTTTGTCACCAAAATAATTGAAATCGAACGCAAATAATGAAATGTGCATATAAAGGTATCaatcattttatttcaattactatTATCCCTAGTATTACATAgcaaattaagtttaaaatgtcaTTATTCCATATTTAGGCTTCCATAGcgcaatcaaaataaattaatacctcaaatcgtcattttataaattataattgttttcagCAAATTCATTGTGTTTAATGTGAAACTAAGGAAAATACGGAATGCAGATTGAACTGAGACAAATTGCCAAGAAACTTAGCAATTAATTTAAAGTCACGTgtgtaatagaaaataaaagcaaaactCACCAAAAATTGTCAAAGAATGTATTATGGTTTCATCAGATTCGCTGTTGGACACATAGCAAACGTACCGTCCCGACATTTCAGGAACCGGTTTCAGGATGCGCAGAGCACGGTGTTTTGTGAATGAATTATTTGATACAGTGTATGATAAGTCTAGCtgtaaataagaataatacaaaaaaataataacttcaaGCATTCATTcgaattttatttgaaattcacAAGCATACTCTCTCTTACTCTACTTAATAACAGTTGAACTGATGATCACACATTTAATCggaaattgattatattttttttttttgttttaaaataccaATTTTATCTCATCGGGAAGGCTAAGATGGCGGTTAATCATCATAACTGTCGATACTTAATTAAAGTGTTGATATAATATCAATTgatattattcattatatacatatattttatcacaGTCATTTTCATCACACATATAAACGTCATCTATATCTacctttttaatacatttttctttAGAAGGATATGAAGGCTTGActaactataattatgtatatccaGTAATTACTGTCTATAGGcatagtaattttacaatacctTATTTTCAAAAATGCTGAAAGTCTGAGGTTTATCAGGTGGTTTCCATTTGTACATTAGCTGTggctttttaattatatcattcATGTAGTACCACTTTATTGACAAATCTTTTAAGTTTTCAGTGTAAAATTCACAGTCGAGTGTAACCGCATCTCGGGAACCATTCACGAAAACTCCCGGTCCTCGaatgttcaataatattttagctTGCACGCCTGTAAATGATAAATGttgtttatattagtatattgaaaatattaaataaaactggaaGGTTCCTATACAATAACTGAGATTCATATTTCAAATGAGTTGGAATACATAGAGAGAATAATAGAGAATAGATAGCGTTCACTTTGTCAtcttgtacacctgatagcgatcgttattcattgTAGGAAATGTTtcagccaacccgcattgaaacaacgtggtggattatgctctgatccttctcctacatggcaaAAGAGGCCTTGGATGCCCAGCACTGGGATATTACgggctttaataaaaaaaatcaaagttcattttattttagtgatttGAGTTTTAATCATTcattcgattattttaatatattcaaataggGCCAAAACATTGCGGGTAGTTTTGCCTTTGTCATAGGAAAGAAGTAGAGACAAGGGATATTAATAAGTGTTATCGAGATATAGAATTCTCTTCAATAGAATTTTCAACACTGTTGAAATAccagattataaataaacttcaacgtaaaaagaattttaattgttatctttGTTGTTGTATTGCAACTTGTGGTTTGAAAAGATATTGTatgatttatagtttttatttttgctgTTATTTTAGttgatatacattttaaacatattgaTGTATTTATACCGTtgttaaatgatatttaaacaTGCCACATAGTGATTCCTGACTTATCCTAAAATCGTTAGTtgcattttacttttttatttattaaagttttacataGAAGGCGattgaaatttaaatctaatgtagaattattatgtaaattgacAAAGGCCAATATCAGTCGTGTTACGAgaacaaaataaacttaattttttttcgtccaTCTCTAGGGATAGTTACTACACTTTCGTTAAAGAAGACaaagtaattaaatgaaataatttaaatataatatctatgaAATAAATTCCGCCGTCTACTTTATCAAGAATTTCATTTCCCGAGTGATTTCAAAGTTAATGCTTCTTGGCTttataatggaaaaaaaatactctgacattttattaaaatcaaccTTCAATGGTAGGTAAATATTCAAAAGAGGCATAATCTATTACTTTGTTGATCTGTCGcagttttcttattaattttttttttgttctcttTCCTTATTCGAAGTCGATCCGTTGAGAATTTCACTCCGGTGTAATTTCACTTCAACTCAAATAACGGGAATAATTATTCGACGGCTTAAGgggaaatttaaattataataacaagagGTTTTGTGAGCTgtgttatttatacattttcatttcgtaataattagtatatttctcattattttctattatttttaaatcaattgtgTTATTTAAGAGACATAAAATAAGTAGAAATAAATAGCTGAGAGTTTTTTTATACATCGCccacatgtttatttttattaatgtaaaattcTTGTTAAACTTTGgttaatattagtatttttctTTCATACCTATAGCTTGGATATAGCCTATAGTCTATAATTATCATGCACAAATTATGGAACTAGACAGTATACTTTTGTGGTTTCACATTCGGATCTTCTGTTATTCATTCAATTAGTACggatagtaataaatattataatagcgattcaacggggtaatgctgccagcattcttggcacaattctacgcggacatgatttgtaccaaaaaacaagtccaataataattatttacactacGATAAATTTTCTAACAACATTGCTTATGGCAATGAAAGGGATAGCTTATGATACTTTTCAGGGCATAGTGCATAAAAGATGAACTCTTAGGCatacaataaatgttttttacaatACACATATCTTCgctactgtgtggttacgacagtaagaatatagccaccccctctcttcccgtggatgtcgtaagaggcaactaagggataacacatttccgctaccaccttgaaacttaaaaagccgaccgatggtgggatagccatccaactgctggctttgaaatacacaggccgaagaagggcagcagcgtcttcggtgtgacaaagccagccctgcggtcaccaaccagcctgcccagcgtggtgactatgggcaaaacacatgagttaacgccatttttggcacgcacttgtggaggcctatgtccagcagcggactgaatcaggctgaagtgatgatgaagtgatgaatacACATATCTTCGCTAAGCAAAATCGACgaccataattatattgataaaaatatctttaaaatctGACTTTTCTCTATAAACTGTTTCTTGGTCATAGATTACACAGACAAAAGTCatcaataaattgaaaaagatacacatatttaaataataatagttttttcgtcagttaaaaatattaacaatccGTCCTCACGcgcgtaaaattaaaattctatccaacatttttacgaaaaattatatttaaatatgatataattgAATGtcgttataatttaatatcatacTAATGAATACATATAAGCCCGTACCTGATTGTACCTATTTTCGGAATACGTATTTTATTCGTCGAAATTTCTGGAACGTCAAAAGAAATCTGAAAGAAGCGCAGATTCGATCATACACATTCGTCCATTTAAATTGCTTGTTAAACGCTCCCTCGTTTTACTCGTAATAATCTGACAGAAAATTGAAGGTACTCTATCTATGGAAAAATCTTTAGACCTGTGTGCCTTTTACTGTACAGTCAGAAGCGATGCTTAGCGATAActgttaatatatttactaaaactttacgttatgaaattataaaaaacgctttgttaaataaagttgtttgatttttatataatttgtgttaaatctaattaatatataaaattctcgtgtcgcggtgtttgtggttaaactcctccgaaacggcttgaccgattctcatgaaattttgtgtgcaaatcgggtaggtctgagaatcgaacaacatctatttttcatccccctaaatgttaagggtagtccaccactatttttttttaatttttagataaattatttattttttattttattatgatttggcgttgaaaaatacataaaaccataaattttcacccttctgccaccaacccctatttttaaatagcgtttagcgacaagacaacgtttgccgagtcagctagtatacatataaatttttatgtaaatataaatgaacCGTCTATGTCTACGTGACTCATTTAAGAGACAAGTTGAGGGGTTCTTCTTAGccaaaatttaaacttatttggTTAACTCAATAAACACTGTGTAATTGTGTTTTGATTATTGTCGTCAgcttattaagtattatgtatgtatgtatgtctgtatgtatgtctgtatatgtatatgtatatatacatttgtatggtatgtatatgaattatttgctcgtgtatataatataacgattgccactaacgttaccttatttttcctccctttttttaaatgtgaattttattaatactcaattttgcacacctacaaacgtctgctcttgtacgtcctaaggttagCTGGTAGAGAATGTTTTTAGCATTAAGCCTGCCTTTTGTatgtcttattaaataaataaatagaataaataagtgtattttaataaaataataaaaataaaaaaaaaattaaaattggttataaaaaataaatcgaaataCATATTCGGGAAAAAAATAGCGGTACAAAGGTCGCCAGATCAACctagtatgaaataatattcattataaaaatcacTTAGCAAAATTACTACGATACGGTTCAAATTCTGAGCACGTCTCGTGGCGTAAACGAATTTTAATCAGTGTTGACTCGACTCTCTTCATCTCAAATCTAAGTTTCCACAAGGTCATACattttacttcatttaaattacCTATTCAAATGGAGAAAACAAAGTTTGAAaactcatttattttataacttcacAAGCCATTCGTACCAACTTCCCAGAGGcaaatttcaaattgtattcgaaattatttgtaaaacttaaataacattacaataaaaacactTTATGTGTAAGTAACTATTATTAgtgatcttaaaaaaaaaaacgaaataggataaaaaaatacattaaaatttataaatgcgAGAATGATAAAGAGTATCAGGTTACTCATGTGAGTAAGTGAGATAGAGTCTTGAGACAAGTGAATGAAGTTACGGAGCGGAACGACGCGTGCGCACCGATCCACATCTTTAGCAGACCGTGGGTGCAATACGTGAAGACACAATATGAAGCGTCTATGGCACCCACTTAGAATTATTCACGTTTTTTTAAAGGACTTAGTTGGAAAATAAGCGTCTAAGTATaactgatagtaagcgattatcgtagcctatagacgcaagcgctttgccgactaTACTTCCGACTCTCCCCAGGaaatctggtcaccttactcaccataggaacatagaactatttgagagcagtattatttagctgtgatcttctgtaaggtaggtGCTTACTCAAAttggctgctccagatttgaaagtgacattaataattgtgtttgcagacaaacgaagaaaaaccgacttcaattataccaacaagtaatacaacgcaggaagacaaaaaaattgtcaactaaatacgcattatcaaagattactccaaaagttgtaatcagaaatttaaatgtgaccacatgataaacatcggcttttgattaaattaaaaatcatcaaaatcggtacacccagtaaaaacttatgcggatttttgagagtgtccctcgatttctctgggataccatcatcagatcctggtttccttatccaTGATACCAAAtaagggatatctcctttccaacaaaaaaagaatcatcaaaattagttacacttaggatatctcctttccaacaaaaaataattatcaaaatcggttcataaacgacgaagctatccccgaagatacattaaaaaaaaaatatatatatatatatacggtcgaattgagtaacctcctcctttttttgaagtcggttagcaAAATTCATACTACACGTTTAGTACAAAAACAATGCCGTACAGCAATTGATGTTGCGTTACAGTCTAAAAGTATTGTAATGTGAAACATGGTAACAGCGGAAATGCGGTGTGATTAATAAGCAGTCATTTGCCGACATTTTACCCATATACAAGTACATTGTATCGTTGTTGTTCACATATAAAAGTCCTTGTAATCCGTAGAAAATatgattgtaaaatatttatgcctCTATGTAGGGCAATATGTAATACACTTGAGTGTCTTAAATCTTGCAGTTTGCATTCATGCTGCAATGCTTAGGAAGAactattaaacaatttttctttCTTACCATAATTATGAGAATATGCAACATAGTaattacaatattgtaataGGTGATTTTAATCTTGGTCATATAAAATGGTTTGATGAAAAATGTTCAAATGAAAACTCTCCTAACACCTTAAAAGATATTCTAGAGGATTTTATGGTTCTCAATGAActtaaacaagtaaataaaattcagaATCCAAGTGGTAATATATTAGATCTGATCTTAACAAATATTCCAAATTGCGAAGTTTTACCTGTGAATGACGCCCTTTCCAAAATTGATAAACCTCATCCACCTCTGGTTCTCCACATAACTAACATTAACCCAAAATGCCTATCTTGTAATAGGAAAGGTAAGGATAGGTATGATTTTAACAAAGCTGACTTCTCATCTATTAAAATAGATCTCTGTAAAATAAATTGGAATAATAAGTTTAGGCCCCTAAACACCGTCGATGACGATGTGGAGATTTTTGAGAACGTGTTATGGGCTGTTATCAAAAAGTACGTGCCTCTTAAAAACCAGACTAAACGTAAATATCCACCGTGGTTCAcatctaaattaattaatcttcttcgtgaaaaaaataacattagaaaacgcTTCAATAAATACAAGAATCCTATCGATAAAATAGTCCTAGACATGCTAAAAGCTAGGTGCAACGTGCTAACGACTGCTTCTTATAATCATTATCTGAAAAGTGTGGAAGATAATATCTCAAAAAACCCAAAGCTTTTTTGGGCATATGTGAAGAACAAACGTAACACAAATAATACCTATCCTAAAATTATATCTGATGGAGAACAAACTGCTGAAAACGGAATGGATATATGTCAGCTTTTTGCAAAATACTTTGCATCCGTCTATAATGTATCACAGCTAAATGCAAGCGAGCTTGATGACTTACGAACAAATGGCTTGCACCATGACAACTATTCCTC includes:
- the LOC123670126 gene encoding uncharacterized protein LOC123670126 is translated as MYLYMGVQAKILLNIRGPGVFVNGSRDAVTLDCEFYTENLKDLSIKWYYMNDIIKKPQLMYKWKPPDKPQTFSIFENKLDLSYTVSNNSFTKHRALRILKPVPEMSGRYVCYVSNSESDETIIHSLTIFEPEKNFDLFFHRSEDGYLNIICLAKGIYPKPQIKLLADNT